The Pantoea phytobeneficialis genome has a segment encoding these proteins:
- the xdhB gene encoding xanthine dehydrogenase molybdopterin binding subunit → MSHNRPQLNETLLKTQFDAGIQSGVGRSRKHESADKHVSGEAIYIDDKPDLPGLLHLCPLLSPHAHARITKLDVQPCYAVPGVVSVLTWRDVPGSNDVGPLEPGDPLLAQEKVEYLGQVVIAVAADSPEAARAGVEAAIVEYEALPAILDVCQALEQGLFVQQPHVHQRGDADAALARAPHRIQGSFHIGGQEHFYLETQTALVIPGEDHALQVFSSTQNPTEVQKLVAEVMGISMNNVTIDMRRMGGGFGGKETQAAGVACLCAIAARQTRRPAKMRLARRDDMRITGKRHPFYVRYDVGFDDTGRFCGVKLDLAGNCGFSLDLSGSIVDRAMFHADNAYYLGDALITGYRCRTNIASNTAYRGFGGPQGMVAIEQIMDHIARELQLDPLELRKRNYYGKQDRNITHYHQQVEDNLLDEITNQLETSSEYTVRRAEIQAFNAANRVMKRGLALTPVKFGISFTSSFLNQAGALILIYTDGTVQLNHGGTEMGQGLNTKVAQIVAEVLQIDISHIQVTATDTGKVPNTSPTAASSGADLNGKAAQDAAQTLRDRLTAMLCKLHQCEAEQVNFSNGIVRVREQHFTFADVCQQAWLNQVPLSATGFYRVPGIHYDRNAGRGTPFYYFSYGAACCEVLLDTLTGEYRLLRADILHDVGASLNPAIDIGQVEGGFVQGMGWLTCEELVWNDQGRLLTDGPASYKIPAISDVPADLRVTLVENRKNPQQTVFHSKAVGEPPFMLGIAVWCALQDAVASVADYRQHPLLDAPATPERVFWGVQRLSGADDDLP, encoded by the coding sequence ATGTCTCATAATCGCCCGCAACTGAATGAAACCCTGTTAAAAACCCAGTTTGACGCCGGTATACAAAGCGGTGTCGGGCGTAGCCGTAAACATGAAAGTGCGGATAAACATGTCTCCGGCGAAGCGATTTATATCGATGACAAACCCGATCTGCCGGGTTTACTGCATCTCTGCCCGCTGCTGAGTCCTCATGCTCACGCGCGTATTACCAAACTGGATGTGCAGCCCTGTTACGCAGTGCCTGGCGTGGTCAGCGTACTGACCTGGCGTGATGTGCCGGGCAGCAACGATGTTGGCCCGTTAGAACCGGGCGATCCGCTGCTGGCACAAGAAAAGGTGGAGTATCTCGGCCAGGTGGTGATAGCCGTAGCAGCAGATTCACCGGAAGCCGCGCGCGCCGGTGTCGAGGCGGCGATTGTCGAATACGAAGCGTTACCGGCGATCCTCGATGTTTGTCAGGCGCTGGAGCAGGGGCTTTTTGTCCAGCAGCCGCACGTCCACCAGCGCGGCGATGCGGATGCAGCGTTGGCCCGTGCACCGCACCGTATTCAGGGCAGTTTCCATATTGGTGGTCAGGAACATTTCTATCTGGAAACCCAGACGGCATTAGTGATCCCCGGTGAAGACCATGCGCTTCAGGTGTTCTCCTCCACCCAGAACCCGACCGAGGTACAAAAGCTGGTGGCTGAGGTGATGGGGATCAGCATGAATAACGTCACCATCGATATGCGCCGGATGGGCGGGGGTTTTGGCGGCAAAGAAACTCAGGCAGCGGGCGTTGCCTGCCTGTGCGCCATCGCCGCACGTCAGACGCGACGACCGGCGAAAATGCGCCTCGCACGCCGTGACGATATGCGTATCACCGGCAAGCGTCATCCGTTCTACGTGCGTTACGATGTCGGATTTGATGACACGGGACGTTTTTGTGGTGTGAAGCTCGATCTGGCAGGAAATTGCGGTTTTTCACTCGATCTTAGTGGATCGATAGTCGATCGAGCTATGTTCCATGCAGATAATGCTTATTACCTCGGCGATGCGCTGATTACCGGTTATCGCTGCCGTACCAACATCGCGTCGAATACCGCCTACCGTGGCTTCGGTGGGCCGCAGGGCATGGTGGCGATTGAGCAGATCATGGATCACATCGCGCGCGAGTTGCAGCTCGATCCACTGGAACTGCGCAAGCGTAACTACTACGGCAAGCAGGATCGCAACATCACCCATTATCACCAGCAGGTAGAGGATAACCTGCTGGATGAGATCACCAACCAACTGGAAACCAGCAGCGAATACACCGTGCGGCGCGCGGAAATTCAGGCATTTAACGCCGCCAATCGTGTGATGAAGCGCGGGCTGGCACTGACGCCGGTAAAATTTGGCATCTCCTTTACCTCCAGCTTTCTGAATCAGGCGGGCGCGCTGATTCTGATCTACACCGACGGCACGGTGCAGCTCAATCACGGCGGCACTGAGATGGGACAGGGGCTGAACACCAAAGTGGCGCAAATTGTGGCGGAGGTGCTGCAAATCGACATCAGCCACATTCAGGTTACCGCCACGGATACCGGCAAGGTGCCCAACACCTCGCCAACGGCGGCCTCCAGCGGAGCCGATCTTAACGGCAAAGCGGCACAGGATGCGGCGCAGACCTTGCGTGATCGCTTAACCGCGATGTTGTGCAAGCTGCATCAATGTGAGGCTGAGCAGGTCAACTTCAGCAACGGTATCGTGCGCGTCAGGGAGCAGCATTTCACCTTCGCCGATGTATGCCAGCAGGCGTGGCTCAACCAGGTGCCGCTGTCGGCTACCGGTTTTTATCGGGTGCCGGGTATCCATTATGACCGCAACGCCGGACGCGGCACGCCGTTTTACTACTTCTCTTACGGTGCCGCCTGCTGCGAGGTGTTGCTGGATACCTTAACCGGCGAGTACCGCTTGCTACGCGCCGATATTCTGCATGATGTCGGGGCATCGCTTAATCCGGCCATCGATATTGGTCAGGTGGAAGGCGGTTTTGTGCAGGGCATGGGTTGGCTGACCTGCGAAGAACTGGTGTGGAATGACCAGGGCAGACTGCTCACTGACGGTCCGGCCAGCTACAAAATTCCGGCCATCAGCGATGTGCCTGCCGATCTGCGCGTGACTCTGGTGGAGAACCGCAAAAACCCGCAGCAGACGGTGTTCCATTCCAAAGCGGTGGGCGAGCCGCCGTTTATGCTGGGGATTGCCGTATGGTGCGCGTTGCAGGATGCGGTCGCCAGCGTCGCGGATTACCGTCAACATCCGCTGCTGGATGCGCCAGCCACGCCAGAACGGGTTTTCTGGGGCGTACAGCGCCTCTCAGGAGCGGATGATGATCTACCATGA
- the xdhA gene encoding xanthine dehydrogenase small subunit — protein MIQFLLNNRLVTERDLDPNLTVLNYLRNHQQRRGTKEGCASGDCGACTVTLGKVMDGRMHYETVNSCLTLVSSLQGKQLITVEDLRQGGDLHPVQQAMVDCHGSQCGYCTPGFVMSLFTLQKNSHGWDRHQAEQALAGNLCRCTGYRPIMDAAQQACEQPVCDNFSQSEASVVQRLQALVSNEVQILEANGNRCLVPKTLDQLAALYQQHPHARLLAGGTDLTLQITQQYQQIPLLIALEQVAELKVCSEDEAHWRLGAGASLHQCYQFLAARIPAFSRMLERFASLQIRHQGTLGGNIGNASPIGDAAPMLLALNARLELQQGEQCREVPLDQFFTGYRQTVLQPGEFIRTIIIPRVTASPDFVAWKVSKRLDDDISAIFAAINLHVEDGTVQHVRIAFGGMAATPKRALNAEAVLNGATFDLTTIESACAALSQDFQPLSDFRASAAYRLQVARNLLRRYYAQASGELTIAEVTRYVS, from the coding sequence ATGATTCAGTTTCTGCTCAATAATCGACTGGTGACTGAACGCGATCTCGATCCGAACCTCACCGTATTGAATTATTTGCGTAATCATCAGCAACGTCGTGGCACCAAAGAGGGCTGCGCCTCGGGCGACTGCGGTGCCTGCACCGTGACGCTGGGGAAGGTGATGGATGGACGCATGCATTATGAGACGGTGAACAGTTGCCTGACGCTGGTCAGCAGCCTGCAAGGCAAGCAACTGATTACCGTCGAGGATTTACGCCAGGGGGGCGATCTGCACCCGGTACAGCAGGCAATGGTCGATTGTCACGGTTCGCAGTGTGGCTACTGCACGCCAGGTTTTGTTATGTCGTTGTTCACATTACAGAAAAACAGCCACGGCTGGGACCGGCACCAGGCGGAACAGGCGCTGGCGGGCAATCTGTGTCGCTGCACCGGTTATCGGCCCATTATGGATGCGGCACAGCAGGCCTGTGAGCAGCCGGTCTGCGACAACTTCAGCCAGAGCGAAGCCAGCGTGGTGCAACGCTTACAGGCGTTGGTCAGCAACGAGGTGCAGATACTGGAAGCCAACGGCAACCGCTGCCTGGTGCCAAAAACCCTGGATCAGCTGGCAGCCCTCTACCAACAACATCCGCACGCGCGTTTGCTGGCGGGCGGCACCGACCTGACGTTACAAATTACCCAGCAATATCAGCAGATTCCGCTGTTGATCGCGCTGGAGCAGGTCGCAGAGCTGAAGGTATGCAGCGAAGATGAAGCGCACTGGCGTCTGGGCGCAGGGGCGTCACTGCATCAATGCTATCAATTTCTCGCAGCACGCATTCCGGCGTTCAGCCGTATGCTGGAACGCTTTGCCTCGTTGCAAATTCGTCATCAGGGCACGCTGGGCGGCAATATTGGCAACGCTTCGCCGATTGGTGATGCTGCGCCGATGCTGCTGGCGCTGAATGCCCGACTCGAATTACAGCAGGGGGAACAGTGTCGGGAAGTGCCGCTGGATCAGTTCTTTACTGGTTATCGCCAGACGGTGTTGCAACCCGGCGAGTTTATTCGCACTATCATCATACCTCGCGTGACAGCGTCACCTGACTTTGTCGCCTGGAAGGTATCCAAACGCCTCGACGACGATATTTCTGCAATTTTTGCCGCCATCAACCTTCACGTTGAGGACGGCACGGTGCAGCATGTCCGCATTGCGTTTGGCGGCATGGCGGCCACCCCCAAACGTGCGCTCAATGCTGAAGCGGTGCTCAACGGTGCCACGTTTGACCTGACAACTATCGAATCGGCCTGCGCCGCCCTGAGCCAGGATTTCCAGCCGCTGAGTGATTTCCGCGCCAGCGCTGCCTACCGTTTGCAGGTGGCGCGGAATCTGTTGCGTCGCTACTACGCACAGGCCAGCGGCGAACTGACCATCGCAGAGGTGACGCGCTATGTCTCATAA
- the guaD gene encoding guanine deaminase produces the protein MPFASETTLRASFFDFTGVAQQPDTIADQARYLEDGVLTLHDGKVVSLESWESAQSRINPATLIDLRGKLIVPGFIDTHIHYPQTEMIGAFGEQLLEWLNQYTFPVESQYHCPDHAAQMSAFFLHQLLANGTTTALVFGTVHPQSVEALFSAAEQLNMRLIAGKVMMDRNAPAYLTETPQASYLQTRALIERWHNRGRLSYALTPRFAPTSSPQLLEKVRQLRAEFPDTWLHTHLSENPQEIAWVKELFPEHDGYLDVYHQHQLTGKRSVFAHCLHLDDHEWQCLHDTDSSIAFCPTSNLFLGSGLFNIKRCWQQGVRMGIGTDVGAGTTFNILQTLGEAYKVGQLQHYKLSACEAFYHATLGGAHALDLDHAIGNFNPGKEADFVVLDPAVSALQQLRYANSKDIWEKLFVLMTLGDDRNIAQTWVNGQPVWQRESGVKAA, from the coding sequence ATGCCTTTTGCATCCGAAACCACGCTGCGCGCCAGTTTTTTTGATTTTACCGGCGTGGCACAACAACCCGATACCATTGCTGATCAGGCGCGCTACCTCGAAGATGGTGTATTGACGCTGCACGACGGAAAAGTTGTCAGCCTGGAGAGCTGGGAAAGCGCACAGTCGCGCATCAACCCTGCCACGCTGATCGACCTGCGCGGCAAACTGATCGTACCGGGATTTATCGATACCCACATTCACTATCCGCAAACCGAGATGATAGGGGCGTTTGGTGAGCAACTGCTGGAATGGCTGAACCAATACACTTTCCCGGTCGAGAGCCAGTACCACTGTCCCGATCATGCGGCACAGATGTCAGCGTTCTTTCTGCATCAGCTGCTGGCGAACGGTACCACCACCGCGCTGGTATTTGGTACCGTGCATCCGCAGTCGGTGGAAGCATTGTTTAGCGCCGCAGAGCAGCTCAATATGCGTCTGATTGCCGGTAAGGTGATGATGGATCGCAACGCACCGGCTTATCTGACCGAAACCCCGCAGGCAAGCTACCTGCAAACCCGCGCCTTGATTGAACGCTGGCATAATCGTGGCCGTCTGAGTTATGCGCTGACGCCACGCTTTGCCCCGACATCGTCGCCACAGCTGTTGGAAAAAGTCCGGCAGCTACGGGCAGAGTTCCCCGACACCTGGTTGCACACCCATCTGAGCGAAAATCCGCAGGAAATCGCCTGGGTCAAAGAACTGTTCCCGGAGCATGACGGCTATCTCGATGTGTATCACCAGCATCAGCTCACCGGCAAACGCAGCGTGTTTGCCCACTGTCTGCATCTGGATGACCATGAATGGCAGTGCCTGCACGATACCGATTCATCAATTGCTTTCTGTCCGACCTCCAACCTGTTTCTCGGCAGCGGGTTATTTAACATCAAACGCTGCTGGCAGCAGGGCGTACGGATGGGGATCGGCACTGACGTCGGTGCTGGCACCACCTTTAACATATTGCAAACCCTTGGTGAGGCTTACAAAGTCGGCCAGCTTCAGCACTATAAACTCAGCGCCTGCGAAGCCTTTTATCATGCCACGCTCGGCGGAGCGCATGCGCTGGATCTCGATCATGCCATCGGTAACTTCAATCCGGGTAAAGAGGCGGATTTCGTGGTGCTCGACCCCGCTGTTTCAGCGTTGCAGCAATTGCGTTACGCCAACAGCAAAGATATCTGGGAAAAATTGTTTGTGCTGATGACACTGGGTGACGATCGCAATATCGCGCAGACCTGGGTCAATGGTCAGCCGGTCTGGCAACGGGAAAGCGGGGTAAAAGCGGCATGA
- the ydfG gene encoding bifunctional NADP-dependent 3-hydroxy acid dehydrogenase/3-hydroxypropionate dehydrogenase YdfG — MIIFVTGATAGFGQSITRRFIATGHKVIASGRRVERLQELKDELGDNLYTVQLDVRNRAAIEEAIAALPAEWRNIDVLVNNAGLALGIEPAHKANIEDWENMIDTNNKGLVYMTRALLPAMVERNVGHIINIGSIAGSWPYAGGNVYGATKAFVRQFSLNLRTDLHGTALRVTDIEPGLVGGTEFSNVRFKGDDGKADKVYEGTTALTAEDVTEAVYWVATLPKHVNINTLEMMPVTQTLAGLKVHKD, encoded by the coding sequence ATGATTATTTTTGTTACCGGTGCGACGGCCGGTTTTGGTCAAAGTATCACCCGCCGCTTCATTGCTACAGGTCATAAAGTGATCGCCAGCGGACGCCGCGTTGAGCGTTTGCAGGAATTGAAAGACGAACTGGGCGACAATCTCTACACCGTACAACTGGATGTGCGCAACCGTGCCGCTATCGAAGAAGCTATCGCCGCACTGCCGGCTGAATGGCGCAATATCGATGTGTTGGTCAACAATGCCGGTCTGGCGCTCGGTATCGAACCCGCGCATAAAGCCAATATCGAAGATTGGGAAAATATGATCGACACCAACAACAAAGGTTTGGTGTACATGACGCGCGCCCTGCTGCCCGCTATGGTGGAACGCAACGTTGGCCATATCATCAACATTGGTTCGATTGCCGGAAGCTGGCCGTATGCCGGTGGCAACGTCTATGGTGCAACCAAAGCCTTTGTGCGCCAGTTCAGCCTGAATTTACGTACCGATCTGCACGGCACCGCGTTGCGCGTCACCGATATCGAACCGGGTCTGGTGGGCGGTACGGAGTTTTCTAATGTGCGTTTCAAAGGTGACGACGGTAAAGCCGATAAGGTTTATGAAGGGACTACCGCACTGACCGCCGAGGATGTCACCGAAGCGGTATACTGGGTGGCGACGCTACCGAAGCACGTCAATATCAACACGCTGGAAATGATGCCGGTGACGCAAACCCTGGCGGGTTTGAAGGTACATAAGGACTAA
- a CDS encoding YnfA family protein — protein MLVKTTLLFFLTAIAEIVGCFLPWLWLKKGATAWLLLPAAASLMLFVWLLTLHPAASGRVYAAYGGVYVLTALIWLRVVDGVKLSPWDWAGALIALSGMLIIVAGWGRA, from the coding sequence ATGCTGGTGAAAACCACCTTGCTGTTTTTTTTAACTGCGATTGCGGAAATTGTTGGGTGCTTTCTGCCGTGGTTATGGCTGAAGAAGGGCGCGACAGCATGGTTGTTACTGCCTGCGGCGGCCAGCCTGATGCTGTTTGTCTGGTTGCTGACCCTGCATCCGGCGGCCAGTGGTCGCGTTTATGCCGCTTACGGTGGCGTTTATGTGTTGACCGCGTTGATCTGGCTACGTGTGGTGGATGGGGTAAAACTCAGCCCGTGGGATTGGGCCGGGGCGTTGATTGCCTTGAGCGGCATGCTGATTATTGTCGCGGGTTGGGGACGGGCCTGA
- a CDS encoding DUF1283 family protein — protein sequence MKKLFPALLAAVLTSSVLLAAPLASAQTDRLIIENGNSASSNEAARQSKEQWNDTRNLRNKVNTRVEKEFDKTDKAFDSRDACEKSYNVNAYWEPNTLRCLDRRTGRIVTP from the coding sequence ATGAAAAAATTGTTTCCCGCACTGCTTGCAGCGGTACTGACTTCCAGCGTTTTGCTGGCTGCCCCACTGGCTTCAGCGCAAACCGATCGCCTGATCATTGAAAACGGCAACAGCGCGTCCAGCAATGAGGCGGCACGTCAAAGCAAGGAGCAATGGAATGACACCCGCAACCTGCGCAATAAAGTGAATACCCGCGTCGAGAAAGAGTTTGATAAAACCGATAAAGCGTTTGATAGCCGTGATGCCTGCGAGAAAAGCTACAACGTTAACGCCTATTGGGAACCCAACACGCTGCGCTGCCTTGACCGTCGCACCGGTCGTATCGTCACACCATAA
- a CDS encoding DUF1161 domain-containing protein, which yields MKKRLAVMLLSLLALPMLAQASCESVKAEISKKLVSNGLAESDFTLEIVPNDQADQAGGQVVGHCENDTQKIVYKKLSRDAQSNVPNDAGSSHDTPQ from the coding sequence ATGAAAAAGCGTCTTGCCGTGATGTTGCTGTCCCTGCTGGCGTTACCGATGCTGGCGCAGGCCTCCTGCGAAAGCGTTAAAGCAGAGATCAGCAAGAAACTGGTCAGTAACGGGCTGGCTGAATCGGATTTTACACTGGAGATCGTCCCTAACGATCAGGCCGACCAGGCGGGTGGTCAGGTGGTGGGCCATTGTGAAAATGACACCCAGAAGATTGTCTACAAGAAGCTGAGTCGCGACGCACAAAGCAACGTCCCGAATGATGCTGGCAGCTCACACGATACACCACAGTAA
- a CDS encoding MDR family MFS transporter produces the protein MTESAEIQTGNRHWILMACMLAMFMAAIEVTIVATAMPTIIADLGGFSHFGWVFSIYLLTQAVTVPLYGRLADLWGRKTLFFIGVSLFLIGSVLCGFAHTMTWLILFRAFQGLGAGAIMPLTTTIVADIYSPRERASVQGWLSSVWGVAAILGPLSGAWLVQHFSWAVIFWVNVPIGLISMLLLARFLPARERRQHSSLNITGCAWLMISVSALLIALLQAEVLGYWLLLFLLLALIAAVFLKRHEQRASAPLFPLAIWRSRLIVAGNAGNLIIGAAMMGISAFLPTWIQGITGGTPLQAGSALAMMSIGWPLASTLSGRLMLVTSYRFTAQLGALLLIAGSALLLLLRADSGLMQAGLTAFVIGTGMGMTSTTFLVSVQNHAHYEIRGICTASIMFSRMLGSAIGTALMGAVLNYNLMRRLPEASDPMQKIMSHESRQALPHGTLQEWITQIASSLHWVFVVALLIAALTLWIAWLMPHQRPENED, from the coding sequence ATGACTGAGAGCGCAGAAATTCAAACGGGTAACCGCCACTGGATCCTCATGGCCTGCATGCTGGCGATGTTTATGGCGGCAATTGAGGTCACCATCGTCGCCACCGCGATGCCAACCATCATTGCCGACCTGGGCGGGTTTTCGCATTTCGGCTGGGTCTTCTCTATCTATCTGCTGACACAGGCGGTCACAGTGCCGCTTTATGGTCGACTGGCGGATTTGTGGGGGCGTAAGACGCTGTTTTTTATTGGCGTCTCGCTGTTTCTTATTGGGTCGGTGCTGTGCGGTTTCGCCCATACCATGACGTGGCTGATTCTGTTCCGTGCGTTTCAGGGTTTAGGCGCGGGTGCCATCATGCCGTTGACCACCACCATCGTGGCGGATATTTATTCACCGCGCGAGCGTGCCAGCGTGCAGGGTTGGCTTTCCAGCGTCTGGGGCGTGGCGGCGATACTCGGCCCGTTAAGCGGAGCCTGGCTGGTGCAGCACTTTAGCTGGGCGGTGATTTTCTGGGTCAACGTACCAATTGGCCTGATCTCGATGCTGTTGCTGGCGCGTTTTCTGCCGGCGCGGGAACGGCGGCAGCACAGTTCGCTGAATATAACCGGCTGTGCCTGGTTGATGATCAGCGTCAGCGCGCTGTTAATCGCCTTATTGCAGGCCGAAGTGCTGGGCTATTGGTTGCTGCTATTTCTGCTGCTGGCATTGATCGCCGCTGTGTTCCTCAAACGTCATGAACAACGCGCCAGCGCGCCGCTGTTTCCGCTGGCTATCTGGCGCAGTCGATTGATTGTGGCGGGGAATGCCGGAAATCTGATCATTGGCGCAGCGATGATGGGGATCAGTGCCTTTCTGCCAACCTGGATTCAGGGAATTACTGGCGGTACGCCGTTGCAGGCGGGCAGTGCGCTGGCAATGATGTCAATTGGTTGGCCGCTTGCCAGCACCCTGAGTGGTCGTTTGATGTTGGTCACGTCTTACCGATTTACCGCGCAGTTGGGCGCATTGCTGCTGATTGCCGGTAGCGCCTTATTGCTGTTGCTGCGCGCCGACAGCGGGCTGATGCAGGCGGGGCTGACAGCCTTTGTCATCGGTACCGGCATGGGGATGACCAGCACGACCTTTCTGGTCTCGGTACAGAATCACGCGCATTACGAAATTCGCGGTATTTGCACTGCCTCAATCATGTTCAGCCGGATGCTGGGATCGGCGATTGGTACGGCGTTGATGGGGGCGGTGTTGAATTACAATCTGATGCGGCGCTTACCGGAGGCCAGCGATCCGATGCAAAAAATCATGTCGCACGAGAGCCGCCAGGCGTTACCACACGGCACTTTACAGGAATGGATTACGCAAATTGCCAGCTCATTGCACTGGGTTTTCGTGGTGGCGTTGTTGATTGCCGCATTGACGCTGTGGATCGCCTGGCTGATGCCGCACCAGCGGCCGGAGAACGAGGATTAA
- a CDS encoding ABC transporter permease, whose protein sequence is MQNASLARRTGLAVLAIVLVVGLLVWGLGLDTLRARRVDLIYLGQQHLFLVFWSMFFALLVGIPSGILLSRPFARGWAEYVMQIFNVGNTLPPLAVLALAMVIVGIGDRPALIALFLASLLPIVRNTYAGLSAVPPSLLEAANGIGMTKFQRLRQVEIPNALPVILAGVRISTAINVGTAPLAFLIGASSYGELIFPGIYLNDFPTLILGAVATALFALILDMLLAALGRYLSPHAAA, encoded by the coding sequence ATGCAAAACGCATCGCTCGCCCGACGCACCGGGTTAGCCGTGCTGGCCATTGTGCTGGTGGTGGGCCTGTTGGTATGGGGGCTTGGGCTGGATACTCTGCGCGCCCGTAGGGTCGATCTGATCTACCTTGGGCAGCAGCACCTGTTTCTGGTGTTCTGGTCCATGTTTTTTGCGCTGCTGGTCGGCATCCCCAGCGGCATTCTGCTAAGCCGCCCGTTTGCCCGCGGGTGGGCTGAATACGTGATGCAAATCTTCAACGTTGGCAATACGCTACCGCCGTTAGCGGTGCTGGCACTGGCGATGGTGATTGTCGGCATCGGCGATCGTCCGGCGTTGATTGCGCTGTTTCTCGCCTCTCTGCTCCCCATCGTGCGTAATACCTATGCCGGACTGAGCGCGGTTCCCCCCTCGCTACTGGAAGCCGCCAACGGTATTGGCATGACGAAATTTCAGCGTTTGCGTCAGGTGGAAATCCCCAACGCGTTGCCGGTCATTCTCGCCGGGGTACGCATTTCCACCGCCATCAATGTCGGCACTGCACCACTGGCGTTTCTGATTGGCGCCAGCAGCTACGGCGAGCTGATTTTCCCCGGCATTTACCTCAACGACTTCCCGACGTTGATCCTCGGGGCAGTGGCAACCGCCCTGTTCGCCCTGATCCTGGACATGCTGTTAGCGGCGCTTGGACGTTACCTCAGCCCGCATGCAGCGGCATAA
- a CDS encoding glycine betaine ABC transporter substrate-binding protein — translation MATANRFARWIKRSALVLTATLALSQMAAAATPLVMATKSFTEQHILSAMTAMWLEKKGFQVIPKTNIATTIGRNAMINKQIDMTWEYTGTSLIIFNHITKPMSSQEAYNTVKQLDGKLGLVWLDPAPMNNTYAFAMQRARADKEGISTMSQLVAKLEQIRKTDPDHNWKLGLDLEFAGRSDGLVPLQKAYNMPLDRPQIRQMDPGLVYNAVKEGFVDAGLIYTTDGRVKGFDLKVLEDDKHFFPSYNVTPVVRKDVLESHPGLAAALNQLSPLITDAAITEMNKRVDIDHQSPEQVARDFLKSKNML, via the coding sequence ATGGCCACTGCCAACCGATTTGCGCGCTGGATAAAACGCAGCGCGCTGGTTCTGACCGCCACCCTGGCGCTTAGCCAGATGGCTGCTGCTGCCACACCGCTGGTGATGGCGACCAAAAGTTTTACCGAGCAACACATCCTTTCCGCCATGACGGCAATGTGGCTGGAAAAGAAAGGGTTTCAGGTGATCCCGAAAACCAATATCGCGACCACTATCGGTCGTAACGCAATGATTAACAAACAGATTGATATGACGTGGGAATACACCGGCACCTCACTGATCATCTTCAATCACATCACCAAACCGATGTCGTCACAGGAAGCCTATAACACGGTGAAACAACTCGACGGCAAGCTGGGACTGGTCTGGCTCGACCCGGCACCGATGAACAACACGTACGCCTTTGCCATGCAGCGCGCCAGGGCTGACAAGGAAGGCATTAGCACCATGTCGCAACTGGTGGCAAAGCTGGAGCAGATTCGTAAAACCGACCCGGACCATAACTGGAAACTGGGCCTGGATCTGGAGTTTGCCGGGCGTTCAGATGGCCTTGTTCCGCTGCAAAAAGCCTACAACATGCCGCTTGACCGCCCACAGATTCGGCAGATGGACCCTGGGCTGGTGTACAACGCCGTCAAAGAAGGGTTTGTCGATGCGGGGCTGATCTACACCACCGACGGGCGAGTAAAAGGCTTTGATCTCAAGGTGCTGGAAGATGATAAGCACTTCTTCCCAAGTTACAACGTCACGCCGGTAGTGCGTAAAGATGTGCTGGAGAGCCATCCCGGACTGGCGGCAGCGTTGAATCAACTGTCACCGCTGATTACCGACGCAGCGATTACCGAAATGAATAAGCGCGTCGATATCGATCACCAGTCACCTGAACAGGTGGCGCGTGATTTTCTCAAATCAAAAAACATGCTGTAA
- the osmW gene encoding osmoprotectant ABC transporter permease OsmW produces the protein MDTLHYIMDNWDSLLALTWQHTWLVLVAVGFAILVGVPLGILIVRFKWLATPVLGIATIVLTIPTIALFGLMIPLFSLIGQGIGALPAITAVFLYSLLPIVRNTHTALENLPPGLREAGRGIGMTFWQRLRWVEIPMALPVIFGGIRTAVVMNVGVMAIAAVIGAGGLGLQLLDGISGSDVRMLIAGALMICLLAIVLDWLLHRLQSALTPKGIR, from the coding sequence ATGGATACCCTGCATTACATCATGGATAACTGGGACAGCCTGCTGGCTCTGACATGGCAACATACCTGGCTGGTACTGGTGGCGGTCGGTTTTGCCATCTTGGTTGGCGTCCCGTTGGGGATTCTGATTGTGCGCTTTAAATGGCTGGCGACGCCGGTTTTGGGCATCGCCACCATTGTGCTGACCATTCCAACTATCGCGCTGTTTGGTTTGATGATCCCATTGTTTTCGCTGATCGGTCAGGGAATTGGTGCCCTGCCTGCCATTACCGCCGTGTTTCTCTATTCGCTGCTGCCCATCGTGCGCAACACCCACACCGCGCTGGAAAACCTGCCGCCGGGTCTGCGTGAAGCAGGTCGTGGTATTGGCATGACCTTCTGGCAGCGTTTGCGCTGGGTTGAAATCCCCATGGCGCTGCCGGTGATTTTTGGCGGTATCCGCACCGCCGTGGTGATGAATGTCGGCGTGATGGCAATTGCTGCGGTGATCGGCGCGGGTGGTTTGGGTTTACAGCTGCTGGATGGTATCAGCGGCAGCGATGTTCGTATGTTAATTGCCGGTGCGTTGATGATTTGTTTGCTGGCTATTGTGCTTGACTGGCTGCTGCATCGTTTGCAGTCAGCGCTGACTCCAAAGGGGATTCGCTAA